Part of the bacterium genome, CGCGTGGAGGGCGTGATGACCCTCCGCCGGGGGTTCTTTCTCTCCCGCGACGACCGCGTGGTGGTCGTCGAGGACGTGGTGACGACGGGGAAGAGCACCGGCGAGGTGGTGGAGGTTGCGCGCGGGGCCGGGTTCGAACCGGTGGCGCTGGCCTGCGTGGTGGACCGGCGCGGCGCCGACGCCCCCCCGATGCCCGCCCCCCTGGTCAGCCTGGCCAGGCTGGACATCGAGGTGTGGAAGCCGGAGGTATGCCCCCTGTGCGCCGAAGGGGTCCCGGCGGAGAAACCGGGGAGCCGCACGTCCCGGTGACCGGCGGGAACGCCCGGTGGAGACCCTGCTTAGATTATTTATCGCAGCCGCCGCGAGAACCGGCGGCCCTTCACCCTGAGCGAGCCGTCGCCGGGAGCACCCCGTAGGGGAACGCCCGGTGAGCCACCCCGGAGGAGCTGATGAAGCTTGCCGTCGTCGGAACCGGCTACGTCGGCCTGGTGACCGGAGCCTGCTTCGCCGACCTCGGCAACGAGGTCATCTGCGTTGACATAGACGAGAAGAAAATCAAGGCGCTCAACGAGGGCCGGATTCCGATCTACGAACCGGGCCTGGAGGAGATAGTCCGGCGCAACGCCGACGGGGGTCGCCTG contains:
- the pyrE gene encoding orotate phosphoribosyltransferase yields the protein MGYDPLHDLRSTGALLEGHFILSSGLHSNRYVQCALYLQHPELAERAGRELAFLLKEADPALEPTVVISPALGGLIIGHECGRALGVRAVFAERVEGVMTLRRGFFLSRDDRVVVVEDVVTTGKSTGEVVEVARGAGFEPVALACVVDRRGADAPPMPAPLVSLARLDIEVWKPEVCPLCAEGVPAEKPGSRTSR